A window of the Streptomyces griseochromogenes genome harbors these coding sequences:
- a CDS encoding MFS transporter, with amino-acid sequence MQRKSRKDERAPGEWALPVAAAVNGVGAGMYVPFTLVFFHYVTGLSFAVVGAVLTVTGLVGLGALPLAGAAVDRYGARPVQYALYGVRVVGFSLYPFAHSLAAFAAVALVTAAADRAFPAAQQSLIGEVARGAGRDRLQASTRALQNAGNGAGSLLATLVIALAGGTGYTYAAWGNALSFALAALLLRPLKPVRAADGSPGARRAGAGYRLVLADRPFLVVTGANFLNALSYSALSVLFPLFVVEWLHGPAALSGAAFTVNTVLCAVAGVGVGAWVRRAGARRTRAAALGGGLFATAFAAQIVLGTLRPSSDTVLGAALAVVVVVYTLGELIHSPAAQVLAMAAAPEAVRGRYLAAYQMSWSLAKAVAPSLFTALLALDGRAPWAVLVLTSALAAALLVRVERRLPAEAVRPLPVTVTRGGTAAPPARTGAASTTDETEGIRS; translated from the coding sequence GTGCAGAGAAAGAGCCGGAAGGACGAGCGCGCACCAGGGGAGTGGGCCCTGCCCGTCGCCGCCGCCGTCAACGGCGTCGGGGCCGGTATGTACGTCCCGTTCACCCTGGTGTTCTTCCACTACGTCACCGGACTGTCCTTCGCCGTCGTGGGCGCCGTGCTCACGGTCACCGGCCTGGTGGGCCTCGGCGCGCTCCCGCTCGCCGGGGCGGCGGTGGACCGGTACGGCGCGAGGCCCGTGCAGTACGCGCTGTACGGCGTCCGGGTCGTCGGCTTCTCCCTCTACCCCTTCGCCCACTCCCTCGCCGCCTTCGCGGCCGTCGCCCTGGTCACCGCGGCCGCCGACCGCGCCTTCCCCGCCGCACAGCAGTCCCTGATCGGCGAGGTGGCGCGCGGCGCCGGGCGGGACCGGCTCCAGGCGTCGACGCGGGCGCTGCAGAACGCCGGCAACGGGGCGGGCTCGCTGCTGGCCACGCTGGTCATCGCGCTCGCGGGCGGCACCGGCTACACGTACGCGGCCTGGGGCAACGCCCTCTCCTTCGCGCTGGCGGCGCTGCTGCTGCGCCCGCTGAAGCCGGTGCGCGCGGCCGACGGGTCCCCGGGTGCGCGTCGGGCGGGCGCGGGCTACCGGCTCGTCCTCGCCGACCGGCCCTTCCTGGTCGTCACCGGTGCCAACTTCCTGAACGCGCTGAGCTATTCGGCCCTCTCGGTCCTCTTCCCGCTGTTCGTCGTGGAGTGGCTGCACGGGCCCGCGGCGCTCAGCGGCGCCGCCTTCACCGTCAACACCGTGCTGTGCGCGGTGGCCGGCGTCGGCGTCGGCGCGTGGGTACGGCGGGCCGGCGCCCGGCGCACCCGGGCGGCGGCGCTGGGCGGGGGCCTGTTCGCGACGGCCTTCGCCGCGCAGATCGTGCTCGGCACCCTGCGGCCGAGCTCGGACACGGTCCTCGGTGCCGCCCTGGCCGTCGTGGTCGTCGTCTACACCCTCGGCGAGCTGATCCACAGCCCCGCCGCCCAGGTGCTCGCCATGGCGGCGGCGCCCGAGGCGGTGCGCGGCCGGTACCTGGCGGCGTACCAGATGTCCTGGTCGCTGGCGAAGGCGGTGGCGCCGTCGCTGTTCACGGCCCTGCTCGCGCTGGACGGCCGGGCGCCGTGGGCCGTCCTCGTCCTCACCTCGGCGCTGGCCGCCGCCCTGCTGGTCCGGGTGGAGCGCCGGCTGCCGGCGGAGGCGGTGCGGCCCCTGCCGGTGACCGTGACCCGCGGTGGCACCGCCGCCCCTCCCGCCCGGACCGGCGCGGCCTCCACCACTGACGAAACCGAAGGGATCCGATCGTGA
- a CDS encoding MarR family winged helix-turn-helix transcriptional regulator: MKEGRQQHKDPVDAIIGQWAAVRPDLDTKAMEVFGRIYRLSRAMGDRMEKAYAAYGISRGEFDVLSTLRRSGEPYTLSPRQLSATLMLTTGGMTGRLDKLERAGLLRRSPDPHDRRGLQVTLTEKGFDVIDRAVGAGLAVQTEALSFLDDEQAGQLAGLLRELLASTERAEH; encoded by the coding sequence ATGAAGGAAGGCCGGCAGCAGCACAAGGACCCCGTCGACGCGATCATCGGCCAGTGGGCGGCCGTGCGGCCCGACCTCGACACCAAGGCGATGGAGGTCTTCGGGCGGATCTACCGCCTCTCGCGCGCCATGGGCGACCGCATGGAGAAGGCCTACGCCGCCTATGGCATCTCGCGCGGCGAGTTCGACGTGCTGTCGACCCTGCGCCGCTCCGGCGAGCCGTACACCCTCTCACCGCGCCAGCTCTCGGCGACGCTGATGCTCACCACCGGCGGCATGACCGGCCGTCTCGACAAGCTGGAGCGGGCGGGCCTGCTGCGCCGCTCCCCCGACCCCCATGACCGCCGCGGCCTGCAGGTGACGCTGACCGAGAAGGGGTTCGACGTCATCGACCGGGCGGTCGGCGCGGGCCTCGCCGTCCAGACGGAGGCCCTGTCCTTCCTCGACGACGAACAGGCCGGCCAACTGGCCGGCCTGCTGAGGGAGTTGCTGGCGAGTACGGAGCGGGCGGAACACTAG
- the malQ gene encoding 4-alpha-glucanotransferase has product MAAAHDDEELSRLAELHGVATSYSPSPDRTVRVSTAAVVAALTALGVDADTPDAVRAALAERERELRERLLPPTVVRWDGTEGLPDAFAALPPGTRLSIETEQGETRDTAEGLPAGVHRVSATAPDGRGAHAHLIVAPNRLPTPAARSYGLLVQLYSLLSGRSWGMGDLADLAELADWSGRTVGAGFVQVNPLHAAVPGAPTDPSPYRPSSRRFPDPVHLRIEEIPEFAYVEDPEDRARIRALLKRADRLRAAVLDKGALIDRDAVWELKHEALELVLRVPLGPRRQAAYDAFRAAEGQALEDHATWCALAETHGADWHRWPEGLRDPRSADTARARAELAGRVGFHTRLAWLTDGQLRAAQHAARQAGMPVGIVHDLAVGVHPDGADAWAQQDHFAAGTSIGAPPDAFNARGQDWGLPPWRPDRLAASGHAPYRHLLRALFRYAGALRIDHVMGLFRLWWVPRGSPPTEGTYVRYDAEAMLALLALEASRAGAVVIGEDLGTVEPGVRETLQRHGVLGTSVLWFERDWDGDGRPLPPERWRADCLATATTHDLPPTAARLTGDHVDLRDRLGLLTRPAVEERAAATADTAEWLALLGSLGLLHTPAAGPPGTAEEAEIQGVHRFLLRTPARLVGVWLPDGVGDRRPQNLPGTWDQYPNWRLPIASAAGRPVTLEELTASPRLRALLEVLREGTGGGPR; this is encoded by the coding sequence ATGGCCGCGGCGCACGACGACGAGGAGCTGTCGCGGCTCGCCGAGCTGCACGGGGTCGCCACTTCCTACAGCCCGTCCCCGGACCGCACCGTCCGGGTCTCCACCGCCGCCGTGGTCGCCGCCCTGACCGCCCTCGGGGTGGACGCGGACACCCCGGACGCCGTCCGCGCCGCGCTCGCCGAACGGGAGCGCGAGCTGCGCGAACGGCTGCTGCCGCCGACCGTGGTCCGGTGGGACGGCACCGAGGGGCTGCCCGACGCCTTCGCCGCACTGCCGCCCGGCACCCGCCTGAGCATCGAGACCGAGCAGGGCGAGACCCGGGACACGGCCGAGGGCCTGCCGGCCGGTGTGCACCGGGTGAGCGCCACCGCACCCGACGGACGCGGCGCACACGCCCACCTCATCGTCGCCCCGAACCGGCTGCCCACCCCCGCCGCCCGCTCCTACGGCCTCCTCGTCCAGCTGTACTCACTGCTCTCCGGGCGCTCCTGGGGCATGGGCGACCTCGCCGACCTCGCCGAGCTGGCCGACTGGTCGGGACGCACCGTCGGTGCCGGGTTCGTGCAGGTCAACCCGCTGCACGCGGCCGTGCCCGGGGCCCCCACCGACCCGTCCCCCTACCGGCCGTCCTCCCGCCGCTTCCCCGACCCCGTCCACCTGCGGATCGAGGAGATCCCCGAGTTCGCGTACGTCGAGGACCCCGAGGACCGCGCCCGGATCCGCGCGCTGCTCAAGCGCGCAGACCGGCTGCGCGCCGCCGTCCTGGACAAGGGCGCCCTCATCGACCGGGACGCGGTGTGGGAGCTGAAGCACGAGGCCCTGGAACTGGTGCTCCGTGTTCCGCTCGGACCGCGGCGGCAGGCCGCTTACGACGCCTTTCGCGCCGCGGAGGGCCAGGCCCTGGAGGACCACGCCACCTGGTGCGCGCTGGCCGAGACCCACGGCGCCGACTGGCACCGCTGGCCCGAGGGGCTGCGCGACCCGCGCTCGGCCGACACCGCCCGCGCCCGCGCCGAGCTGGCCGGCCGCGTCGGCTTCCACACCCGGCTCGCCTGGCTCACCGACGGCCAGCTCCGCGCCGCCCAGCACGCCGCCCGCCAGGCCGGCATGCCCGTCGGGATCGTGCACGACCTCGCCGTCGGCGTGCACCCCGACGGCGCGGACGCCTGGGCGCAGCAGGACCACTTCGCCGCCGGGACGTCCATCGGCGCCCCGCCCGACGCCTTCAACGCGCGCGGCCAGGACTGGGGCCTGCCTCCCTGGCGCCCCGACCGCCTCGCCGCCTCCGGGCACGCCCCCTACCGCCACCTCCTGCGCGCCCTCTTCCGTTACGCCGGCGCCCTGCGCATCGACCACGTGATGGGCCTGTTCCGACTGTGGTGGGTGCCCCGGGGCAGCCCGCCCACCGAGGGCACGTACGTCCGCTACGACGCCGAGGCCATGCTCGCCCTGCTCGCTCTGGAGGCGTCCCGCGCCGGGGCGGTGGTGATCGGCGAGGACCTGGGCACCGTGGAACCGGGGGTGCGCGAGACGCTGCAGCGGCACGGGGTGCTCGGCACCTCCGTGCTGTGGTTCGAACGGGACTGGGACGGCGACGGCCGCCCGCTGCCGCCCGAGCGCTGGCGCGCCGACTGCCTGGCCACCGCGACCACCCACGACCTGCCGCCCACCGCCGCCCGGCTCACCGGCGACCATGTCGACCTGCGCGACCGGCTCGGCCTGCTCACCCGCCCGGCTGTCGAGGAACGCGCGGCGGCGACCGCGGACACCGCGGAGTGGCTCGCCCTGCTGGGCAGCCTCGGCCTGCTGCACACCCCGGCCGCCGGGCCCCCGGGAACCGCCGAGGAGGCGGAGATCCAGGGCGTCCACCGCTTTCTGCTGCGCACCCCGGCCCGCCTGGTCGGCGTCTGGCTCCCGGACGGCGTCGGCGACCGCCGCCCGCAGAACCTGCCGGGTACGTGGGACCAGTACCCGAACTGGCGCCTGCCGATCGCCTCCGCCGCGGGCAGACCGGTGACACTGGAGGAACTGACGGCCTCGCCCCGCCTGAGGGCACTGCTGGAGGTCCTGAGGGAGGGAACGGGGGGTGGGCCGCGGTAG
- a CDS encoding PadR family transcriptional regulator — protein MSTRHILLGLLEAGPSHGYDLKRRHDERFPQARPLAYGQVYTTLQRLVRDGLAEVDGTDADGGPERTRYRSTDDGVRELARWAGAIAAPVPFVANEIFTKIVVLILAGGDPAAYVRAQRAAHMERMRELTAVKTAPGADLATVLSADYALNHLDADLRWLNTTAARLTTLTAEVDAA, from the coding sequence ATGAGCACCCGGCACATCCTCCTGGGGCTGCTCGAGGCGGGGCCGAGCCATGGCTACGACCTCAAGCGGCGCCACGACGAACGCTTCCCGCAAGCCCGTCCGCTGGCCTACGGGCAGGTCTACACGACCTTGCAACGCCTGGTCCGGGACGGTCTCGCGGAGGTCGACGGGACCGACGCCGACGGCGGGCCGGAACGCACGCGCTACCGGTCGACGGACGACGGAGTGCGCGAACTGGCCCGGTGGGCCGGCGCGATCGCCGCGCCCGTGCCCTTCGTGGCGAACGAGATCTTCACCAAGATCGTGGTCCTGATCCTGGCCGGCGGCGATCCGGCCGCCTATGTACGCGCCCAGCGCGCCGCCCACATGGAACGGATGCGGGAACTCACGGCCGTGAAGACCGCCCCCGGCGCCGATCTGGCGACCGTACTCTCGGCCGACTATGCCCTCAACCACCTCGACGCCGACCTCCGCTGGCTGAACACCACGGCGGCCCGGCTGACCACTCTGACCGCGGAGGTCGACGCAGCATGA
- a CDS encoding ABC transporter ATP-binding protein yields MSNRGDSSVPLLAGRDLVKAHGRTEALRGASVELRAGEILAVTGASGSGKSTLLHCLAGIVRPDDGAVVYDGVRLDRLPEKRLSELRRTDFGVVFQFGQLIPELTAVDNVALPLMLGGADRAGARERAGEWLERFGVRGQEELRPGELSGGQAQRVALARALVTGPKVVFADEPTGALDSLATEQVLTALVHTARESGTAVLLVTHDAQVAAYANREVRLSDGAAVPAEVAA; encoded by the coding sequence ATGAGCAACAGGGGGGACTCCTCGGTGCCGCTTCTGGCGGGCCGGGACCTGGTCAAGGCGCACGGCAGGACCGAGGCGCTGCGCGGCGCCTCGGTCGAACTGCGCGCGGGCGAGATCCTCGCGGTGACCGGGGCGAGCGGCAGCGGAAAGTCGACGCTGCTGCACTGCCTGGCGGGGATCGTGCGGCCGGACGACGGCGCGGTGGTCTACGACGGGGTGCGGCTCGACCGGCTGCCGGAGAAGCGGCTCAGCGAGCTGCGCCGTACCGACTTCGGTGTGGTGTTCCAGTTCGGGCAGCTCATCCCCGAACTGACGGCCGTGGACAATGTCGCGCTGCCGCTGATGCTGGGCGGCGCCGACCGCGCCGGGGCCCGGGAGAGGGCCGGCGAGTGGCTGGAGCGGTTCGGGGTGCGCGGGCAGGAGGAGCTGCGGCCGGGCGAGCTGAGCGGGGGCCAGGCACAGCGCGTCGCCCTGGCCCGGGCGCTGGTGACCGGTCCCAAGGTGGTCTTCGCGGACGAGCCGACGGGAGCCCTGGACTCCCTGGCGACCGAGCAGGTGCTGACGGCCCTGGTGCACACGGCCCGCGAGTCGGGCACGGCGGTGCTGCTGGTCACGCACGACGCCCAGGTCGCGGCGTACGCGAACCGCGAGGTGCGGCTGAGCGACGGCGCCGCGGTGCCGGCGGAGGTGGCGGCGTGA